One Streptomyces sp. SAI-135 DNA segment encodes these proteins:
- a CDS encoding DUF349 domain-containing protein produces MSSDPWGRVDETGTVYVRTADGEQVVGSWQAGSPEEALAYFERKYEGLVVEIGLLEKRVKTTDLSAKDAQAAIDHIREQVDAHHAVGDLDALKVRLDKLVETVDKRREERKQQRAKQSDEARHAKEALVVEAEELAQSDQWRAAGERLRALVDTWKGLPRLDRKSDDELWHRFSHARSAFSKRRKAHFASLDAQREEARRTKERLVGEAEALSGSTDWGPTAARYRELMAEWKAAGRAQREHEDDLWNRFRGAQDVFFAARSSVFAERDAEQTENLKLKEELAEEAEKLLPIGDLKSARAAFRAINERWEAIGHVPRDARPKVEGRMHAVERALQEAEETEWRRTNPEARARAAGLTGQLQAAVDKLKGQIEQARAQGNNAKADKLERELEGRQALLDQALKGLQEFGG; encoded by the coding sequence GTGAGCAGCGACCCGTGGGGCCGCGTCGACGAGACGGGGACCGTGTACGTGCGTACGGCCGACGGCGAGCAGGTCGTCGGTTCCTGGCAGGCCGGCTCCCCCGAGGAAGCCCTGGCCTACTTCGAGCGCAAGTACGAGGGCCTGGTTGTCGAGATCGGCCTCCTCGAGAAGCGAGTGAAGACGACCGACCTGTCGGCGAAGGACGCCCAGGCGGCCATCGACCACATCCGCGAGCAGGTCGACGCGCATCACGCGGTCGGCGACCTGGACGCGCTCAAGGTGCGGTTGGACAAGCTCGTGGAGACCGTCGACAAGCGCCGCGAGGAGCGCAAGCAGCAGCGCGCCAAGCAGTCCGACGAGGCCCGGCACGCCAAGGAGGCGCTGGTCGTCGAGGCGGAGGAGCTGGCCCAGTCCGACCAGTGGCGGGCCGCCGGTGAGCGGCTGCGCGCGCTGGTGGACACCTGGAAGGGTCTGCCGCGTCTGGACCGCAAGTCGGACGACGAACTGTGGCACCGCTTCTCGCACGCCCGCTCGGCGTTCTCCAAGCGCCGCAAGGCCCACTTCGCATCGCTGGACGCGCAGCGCGAGGAGGCCCGCCGCACGAAGGAGCGTCTGGTCGGTGAGGCCGAGGCGCTCTCCGGGTCCACGGACTGGGGTCCGACGGCCGCGCGCTACCGCGAGCTGATGGCCGAGTGGAAGGCCGCGGGCCGCGCCCAGCGCGAGCACGAGGACGACCTGTGGAACCGCTTCCGCGGCGCCCAGGACGTGTTCTTCGCCGCCCGCAGCTCGGTCTTCGCCGAGCGGGACGCCGAGCAGACCGAGAACCTCAAGCTGAAGGAGGAGCTGGCCGAGGAGGCCGAGAAGCTCCTGCCGATCGGCGACCTGAAGAGCGCCCGCGCCGCCTTCCGCGCGATCAACGAGCGCTGGGAGGCCATCGGCCACGTCCCGCGGGACGCCCGGCCGAAGGTCGAGGGCCGGATGCACGCCGTCGAGCGCGCTCTCCAGGAGGCCGAGGAGACCGAGTGGCGCCGGACCAACCCGGAGGCACGCGCGCGTGCCGCGGGTCTGACCGGCCAGCTCCAGGCCGCCGTGGACAAGCTCAAGGGCCAGATCGAGCAGGCGCGCGCCCAGGGCAACAACGCCAAGGCCGACAAGCTGGAGCGTGAGCTGGAGGGCCGCCAGGCGCTCCTGGACCAGGCGCTCAAGGGGCTCCAGGAGTTCGGCGGCTGA